The proteins below are encoded in one region of Fibrella aestuarina BUZ 2:
- a CDS encoding M28 family peptidase yields the protein MHFIRAGRLTGLLTLTGHLLLAQAPAPVSSAATTYAQTVSAADLEKHLRILAADDMEGRETGTRGQKKAAAYIASQFAQFGLKPIVKQADGSMGYLQPFTLYKKTWGDLNVKADGKSFTYLTDFLVNGLFSVPTETNYETVFVNYGIVDDKFNDYVNLDVKGKAVVMLDGEPKNADGGSAVSGGKEPSKWGKPDSWRAKVTAAKDKGAAQVFIVSMEDAAGFKRLMSERAALQQRFNRLGLKPGAENTGSVGTFVVSTDMGAALLGQKPDKFRKGLEQITRMGTSTVGKFAGKASVKAERKDENVQTENVMGYLEGTDKKDEVLIVSGHYDHIGISPDGQINNGANDDGSGTVSVLELAQAFSQAKAEGKGPRRSVLFLTVVGEEKGLLGSEYYADFSPVLPLENTVADLNIDMVGRVDDLHKNKQPNDNYIYVIGSDKLSSDLHKISEAQNAEHTKMELDYKYNDPQDPERIYYRSDHYNFAKHKIPIIFYFNGLHADYHRPTDDVDKIDFKLAEKTARLVFYTAWEIANRDERLKVDSNKP from the coding sequence ATGCACTTCATTCGCGCCGGTCGGCTGACCGGCCTGCTCACCCTGACTGGCCACCTGTTGCTGGCTCAGGCGCCCGCCCCCGTTTCGTCGGCGGCAACCACTTACGCACAGACCGTTTCGGCCGCTGACCTCGAAAAACACCTTCGCATTCTGGCGGCCGACGATATGGAAGGCCGCGAAACCGGTACGCGCGGCCAGAAAAAAGCGGCCGCCTACATCGCCAGTCAGTTTGCCCAGTTTGGCTTGAAGCCGATTGTAAAGCAGGCCGACGGCTCCATGGGCTATCTGCAACCGTTTACCCTTTACAAGAAAACGTGGGGTGACCTGAACGTGAAAGCCGACGGCAAGTCGTTTACGTACCTGACCGACTTTCTGGTGAATGGCCTGTTTTCGGTGCCCACCGAAACCAACTACGAAACCGTTTTCGTAAACTACGGCATCGTCGACGATAAGTTTAACGATTACGTGAACCTCGACGTGAAGGGCAAAGCGGTGGTGATGCTCGACGGCGAGCCCAAAAATGCCGATGGTGGCTCGGCTGTCAGCGGTGGTAAGGAGCCATCAAAATGGGGAAAACCTGATAGCTGGCGGGCGAAAGTAACGGCTGCCAAGGACAAAGGGGCCGCGCAGGTATTCATCGTGTCGATGGAAGATGCCGCCGGGTTTAAACGCCTGATGAGCGAGCGCGCCGCCCTGCAACAGCGCTTTAACCGCCTTGGCCTGAAACCCGGTGCCGAAAACACAGGCTCGGTGGGTACGTTCGTGGTATCGACCGATATGGGTGCGGCGTTGCTGGGCCAGAAACCCGACAAGTTCCGGAAAGGGCTGGAGCAGATCACCCGCATGGGCACGAGCACCGTTGGCAAGTTTGCCGGTAAGGCGAGCGTAAAGGCCGAACGGAAAGACGAAAACGTGCAGACCGAAAACGTGATGGGCTACCTCGAAGGAACCGATAAGAAAGACGAGGTGCTGATCGTGTCGGGCCATTACGACCACATCGGAATCAGCCCCGACGGGCAGATCAACAACGGCGCGAACGACGACGGCTCGGGTACGGTGTCGGTGCTTGAACTGGCGCAGGCTTTCAGTCAGGCCAAAGCCGAAGGCAAGGGACCGCGCCGGTCGGTACTGTTCCTGACGGTGGTGGGCGAAGAGAAAGGGCTGCTGGGTTCGGAATACTACGCCGATTTCAGCCCCGTACTGCCGCTGGAAAATACCGTAGCCGACCTCAACATCGACATGGTGGGCCGCGTGGACGATCTGCACAAGAACAAGCAGCCCAACGACAACTACATCTACGTGATCGGCTCCGACAAGCTGTCGAGCGATCTGCACAAGATCAGCGAAGCGCAGAACGCCGAACACACCAAAATGGAGCTGGATTACAAGTACAACGATCCGCAGGACCCTGAGCGCATCTATTACCGCTCAGACCACTACAATTTTGCCAAGCATAAAATACCCATCATCTTCTATTTCAATGGGTTGCATGCCGACTACCACCGCCCGACCGACGATGTCGACAAGATTGACTTCAAACTGGCCGAGAAAACAGCCCGGCTTGTGTTCTACACCGCCTGGGAAATTGCCAACCGCGACGAACGCTTGAAAGTAGACAGCAACAAGCCCTAA